In Solanum lycopersicum chromosome 5, SLM_r2.1, the following are encoded in one genomic region:
- the LOC138348828 gene encoding uncharacterized protein: protein MTVREYFLKFFKLSNYATSLVSNSTDEMRKFLTGINRDLEEECQFPMPHDSIDLSRTMVHFQQVEDSRKKKGVRDARRPKPQDHACPSNGGNRKNFGVREQPRFKKGQPSLGNSNSQRSTTPRGGRPKPSKGNRGSMLSFVAPLLPLTFKIFPKVLHDPIVWYNSISPNPCISNLKANKMMSKGLLCHLLSVNDLEHDIPSIESVPVVNEFQDVFPDDLPGVPPLERLTLVYRQHQLFAKSSKCEFLLRSMTFLDHVLSNKGVEVDPKKTEWDFYSIAAPLTTLTKKKVKFEWEDACEKSFLELEDTLTSSFGVSTEIVEALLVWSACGCVHRPQKSLVGVHTKGVESTLAKMVGAVEGL, encoded by the exons ATGACAGTCAGGGAGTATTTCCTAAAGTTTTTTAAGCTATCCAACTATGCTACTTCCCTTGTATCTAACAGCACGGATGAGATGAGAAAgttcctcacaggaatcaaCCGAGATTTAGAGGAGGAGTGTCAGTTTCCGATGCCTCATGATAGCATAGACCTCTCCAGGACGATGGTACATTTCCAACAAGTAGAGGACAGCCGTAAGAAGAAGGGCGTCCGTGATGCTAGGAGGCCTAAGCCTCAAGATCATGCATGTCCTAGTAATGGAGGCAACAGAAAAAACTTTGGTGTCCGTGAACAGCCCAGATTCAAAAAGGGGCAACCGAGTTTAGGAAACTCTAACTCTCAGAGGAGTACAACACCTAGAGGAGGCAGACCCAAGCCCAGTAAGGGAAATAGAG GGTCTATGCTTTCCTTTGTAGCTCCATTGCTTCCTCTCACTTTCAAGATATTTCCTAAagttttgcatgatcctatagtg TGGTACAATTCGATTAGTCCTAATCCCTGTATTTCTAaccttaaggccaataaaatgatgtccaaggggttattgtgtcaCCTTCTGAGTGTTAACGATTTAGAacatgacattccttccatagagtCAGTGCCTGTGgtgaatgagttccaagatgtATTTCCTGATGATTTGCCTGGAGTTCCTCCCCttgagagattgactttg GTATATAGACAACATCAGTTGTTTGCCAAAtctagcaagtgtgaattcttgCTTAGATCAATGACCTTCTTGGATCATGTTTTATCAAACAAAGGTGTGGAGGTAGATCCCAAGAAGACTGAG TGGGATTTTTATTCCATTGCGGCTCCACTCACAACTTTGACAAAGAAAAAAGTCAAGTTTGAATGGGAGGAtgcttgtgagaagagtttcctgGAGCTCGAGGACACACTCACTTCAAG TTTTGGTGTTTCCACTGAAAttgtggaggcactacttgtatggagtgcatgtggatgtgttcataGACCACAAAAGTCTCTAGTAGGTGTTCACACAaagggagttgaatctacgttagcgaagatggttggagctgttgaaggactatga